A segment of the Desulfolucanica intricata genome:
GGCGATTTTTTTGTTAGGTTATTGGCGCTCTCACTGTGAATTTAAAAATTGGTTAGTATCTAAACTCAAGTCTTTAATTTCAAAGTATAAGTCTCAAATAAGTTTCTATGCTGACCTTATCGAAAAGGTATATGTGCTTGATTTAGATCCCCTTAAGGATGTTATTTCTCCTCTTTATTCAAATATCGGTCGACCTGCTAACAATCAGCCGGAGATGTTTCGTTCTTTAGTAGTTATGGTTCACTGCAAAACTCATGACCCCACTAAATTTGTTGCACTTTTAAGAGCTAATCCTGTTCTCGCTGCTGTTTGCGGTTTTAAAGATCATAATCATACTCCGGGGGTTGGTACTTTCTATGATTTTATTGACCGCTTATGGATATCGTATGCCCCACAAAAAACTATCCGGACACCTAAGTCTAAAAAGCGTAAACGCCCTAAATCCGGTGCGAAGTTGGCCCCAAAACATCCAGGCATCGTTAGAATGTTGGTAGATCAGGCTTTAAAAGGTCGTGTCATTTGTAAGAGGCCAGAGAAGGTTTTACAGCAAATATTAAAAGAGTGTGCCGTCAAACCATCGTCCAATTTAGGATTATTAGGTAACCCCAATAATTTGACAATTGCCGGTGACGGATCCCCACTCCAAACCGGTGCCAGCCCCTACGGCAAGAAGCTCTGCGATTGCCACTCCCAAGGCATTTATCGCTGCAGCTGTAAACGCTCTTTTACCGACCCCAATGCTAACTGGGGATGGGACAGTTATCATGAACGATGGTTTTATGGACACACTCTGTACTCTATTACTTCGGCAGATAGTCATAATGACCTTCCTCTTTTTTTGCGTTTGGTACAGGGTTCTCGTCATGATAGCGCCACTTTTGTTTTCTCTTGGGTTGAATTACTTGATCTTTATCCTGAGTTTAGATTTACTAAAGCTCTTTTAGATTCTGCTCATGATGTCTATGATATCTACCGTTTGCTAAAGGACAACGATACTGAGCCATTAATTGACCTTAATAAGCGTGCCGGTGGAAAAGTTTCTTTACCCGGACCCACTTCTGTTGATGATAATGGGGTACCTATCTGTCTCGCAGGTTTACCTATGCTCAATTGGGGATTTAATAAAAACAGATGCCGCATTAAATGGCGCTGCCCCAATTACAAGGACAAAAGTAAGTGTCCCCAACATCAAGAATGCTCTCCCAGTAAGTATGGCCGTGTTGTTTATACAAAACCTGACTGGGATTTACGTCTTTTTACTCCTACTCCGCGTGGTTCGAAAACGTGGAAAGTTGCTTATGCCCGCAGAACCACTGTTGAGCGCACTTTTAAGAGAATCCTTGTTGATTACCAAATTGAATCTGCCAGAGCACGAACTAATAAGCGCTGGTTCTGGCAAGCTACTCTTGCTGCTGTTAATCAACATTTGGATGCACAGA
Coding sequences within it:
- a CDS encoding transposase, which codes for MLGYWRSHCEFKNWLVSKLKSLISKYKSQISFYADLIEKVYVLDLDPLKDVISPLYSNIGRPANNQPEMFRSLVVMVHCKTHDPTKFVALLRANPVLAAVCGFKDHNHTPGVGTFYDFIDRLWISYAPQKTIRTPKSKKRKRPKSGAKLAPKHPGIVRMLVDQALKGRVICKRPEKVLQQILKECAVKPSSNLGLLGNPNNLTIAGDGSPLQTGASPYGKKLCDCHSQGIYRCSCKRSFTDPNANWGWDSYHERWFYGHTLYSITSADSHNDLPLFLRLVQGSRHDSATFVFSWVELLDLYPEFRFTKALLDSAHDVYDIYRLLKDNDTEPLIDLNKRAGGKVSLPGPTSVDDNGVPICLAGLPMLNWGFNKNRCRIKWRCPNYKDKSKCPQHQECSPSKYGRVVYTKPDWDLRLFTPTPRGSKTWKVAYARRTTVERTFKRILVDYQIESARARTNKRWFWQATLAAVNQHLDAQIKVIKPNILTEIGLRASDSAAY